The following are encoded in a window of Brevibacillus sp. DP1.3A genomic DNA:
- a CDS encoding helix-turn-helix domain-containing protein translates to MAAKGQKFMSYPETLKREAIRLHLEEKWTYKRITEHLGILDKDRVRKWMRKYRQLGEFGLLDQRGRRETYIDQDRHVQKLKRENEILKKCLEIWVREV, encoded by the coding sequence ATGGCAGCTAAAGGGCAAAAGTTTATGAGCTATCCAGAAACACTGAAAAGGGAAGCCATACGTTTACATCTTGAGGAAAAATGGACGTATAAACGAATTACAGAACATCTGGGAATTCTGGACAAAGATCGTGTGAGAAAGTGGATGAGAAAGTATAGACAGCTTGGAGAGTTTGGACTCCTAGATCAACGTGGACGTCGGGAGACGTATATTGACCAGGACCGTCATGTTCAAAAATTAAAGCGTGAAAATGAAATCCTAAAAAAGTGTTTGGAAATCTGGGTACGGGAGGTGTAA
- a CDS encoding discoidin domain-containing protein — protein MDFVKRYSKFFVSMGLITAVLFSGQNISLAEDQQTNKDLIPTMTDFDKPGPIIISESAHYGSGGRNDYGWKAFDDSVDFSHLDFWYVYATTPPEGGHFLKIDFGPSEKKKVNTMTITPLFHNDSLQSLIKDWKFYGSNDGLTWSLVTEGTFENDRTPITVETNNDKYFRFYRINVLNSYYDPSGSSVGIMEIEMTGDTITSTDPEPKPEPEPTGDNALLVIKMISGLEKEFELTATEVQDFIDWYNGRADGRGKETYMFDKDFNKGPFTARKDYVAFSKIQSFEVVEYTK, from the coding sequence ATGGATTTTGTAAAGAGATACAGTAAGTTTTTTGTAAGTATGGGTCTAATCACTGCCGTTTTATTTTCTGGGCAAAACATTAGTTTAGCTGAAGATCAACAAACCAATAAGGACCTTATTCCAACTATGACTGACTTTGATAAACCAGGCCCTATTATTATTAGTGAAAGCGCACATTATGGAAGCGGTGGACGGAATGACTATGGCTGGAAAGCATTTGACGATTCTGTTGATTTTAGCCACTTAGATTTTTGGTACGTTTATGCAACAACTCCCCCTGAAGGAGGACATTTTTTAAAAATTGACTTCGGTCCTTCCGAAAAAAAGAAAGTTAATACCATGACTATAACCCCTTTATTTCATAATGACTCTCTACAGTCACTTATAAAAGACTGGAAATTTTATGGTTCAAATGATGGTTTGACATGGTCTCTTGTTACTGAAGGTACATTTGAAAATGATAGAACTCCAATAACAGTAGAAACGAATAATGACAAATATTTTAGGTTTTATCGTATTAATGTACTAAATAGTTATTATGATCCGTCTGGTAGTTCTGTAGGAATCATGGAAATAGAGATGACAGGCGATACAATCACAAGTACTGATCCTGAGCCAAAGCCTGAGCCAGAACCAACCGGTGACAACGCTCTACTGGTTATTAAAATGATCAGTGGTCTCGAGAAAGAGTTCGAATTAACTGCAACCGAAGTTCAAGACTTCATCGACTGGTATAATGGCCGTGCAGATGGTAGAGGAAAAGAAACATACATGTTCGATAAGGACTTTAACAAAGGGCCATTTACTGCTCGCAAAGATTATGTGGCTTTCAGTAAGATTCAATCGTTTGAAGTGGTGGAATATACCAAATAA
- a CDS encoding ABC transporter substrate-binding protein, with protein MKKGTRIVLACLVAVVTAVSAGCGSSQTASEAPKKSETRVVKHLMGEVTIPAEPKRIADVSGAAEELLILGHKPVATANTYKTKIMSHVADKLTDVKTVGWMWDDSINLEAVVETKPDLIIMNNRQQKMYDQLSKIAPTVVLETDMDKWRDKFKEIGRLFGQEEDVNKWLAGYDEKTKGMREQLKQAYGDQTFMFLAVTPKLFRVYGNYGYADILFTDLGLKPAAGTPTDKTMEMIELEGLTNFQPDHMFLVNFGGKADDIYAELKKSPVWKSNKAVQQGHLYEVTNETFNIKAFGPIGKEMLLDEIGSMLLKKQ; from the coding sequence ATGAAAAAAGGAACACGAATCGTACTGGCCTGCTTGGTTGCAGTGGTCACTGCCGTATCGGCAGGTTGCGGAAGCAGCCAAACGGCTTCGGAAGCACCCAAGAAGTCTGAGACACGCGTAGTTAAGCATCTGATGGGGGAAGTGACAATCCCGGCGGAACCAAAGCGGATTGCAGACGTATCGGGAGCAGCGGAGGAGCTATTAATTTTGGGACACAAGCCGGTTGCGACGGCAAATACATACAAGACAAAAATCATGTCCCACGTAGCGGATAAGCTGACAGATGTAAAAACGGTTGGCTGGATGTGGGATGACTCTATCAATCTGGAAGCTGTGGTAGAAACAAAGCCAGACCTGATTATTATGAATAACCGCCAGCAAAAGATGTACGATCAACTATCCAAAATTGCCCCGACTGTCGTTCTGGAGACAGACATGGATAAATGGCGTGATAAGTTTAAAGAAATAGGCCGCCTGTTTGGACAAGAAGAGGACGTGAACAAATGGCTGGCTGGCTATGACGAGAAGACGAAAGGGATGCGCGAGCAACTCAAGCAAGCGTACGGCGACCAGACCTTTATGTTCCTGGCCGTAACCCCAAAATTGTTCCGCGTGTACGGAAACTATGGATATGCAGATATCTTGTTCACTGATCTCGGCCTCAAGCCGGCAGCTGGAACACCAACGGATAAAACAATGGAAATGATCGAGCTGGAAGGACTGACGAATTTTCAGCCAGACCATATGTTCCTCGTCAATTTCGGCGGAAAAGCGGATGATATATATGCAGAACTGAAAAAGAGTCCAGTATGGAAAAGCAACAAGGCAGTTCAACAAGGACATCTCTATGAGGTGACCAATGAAACATTCAACATCAAAGCCTTTGGCCCAATTGGAAAGGAAATGCTCCTAGACGAGATTGGTAGCATGTTGCTGAAAAAACAATAA
- a CDS encoding S8 family serine peptidase — protein sequence MVSFKEKTFKRATLKEVHESNMQKLIKHGAKVQKELKNLPRTFIISDPDESVLVSLRNDLGILAVEENIEDQPLMAQNPPEWPSALIGLPEFVSKGYTGAGVKVGIMDSGFANHEDIVYAGRYNAYGAVYGYTTPPESDYLGHGTSVAGIIGARNNDKGYVGIAPGASLYCVKITPETGNGVDVAAQIEAIEWLVSQGVKIINCSFGGIVDVESRRIAFRDAASIHDILIICGAGNEGNVGRAMNDNMIYPARYDFVLSVGCLKANKEPAVYASRGPELDVSAPGHNVMTTIPSSANRNGINHYDISKEYGLFTGTSCATPHVTGLAALYWQMNPSYTANQIKSKVFRQFLISRFNVIPWKIKIYKQT from the coding sequence TTGGTCTCGTTTAAGGAGAAAACATTTAAGAGAGCGACACTAAAAGAAGTACATGAAAGTAACATGCAAAAGCTAATTAAGCACGGAGCAAAAGTACAGAAAGAACTCAAAAATTTACCTCGTACCTTTATTATTAGTGATCCAGATGAAAGTGTACTTGTTTCGTTAAGAAATGACCTAGGCATTCTCGCGGTGGAGGAGAATATTGAAGACCAGCCCTTAATGGCACAAAACCCACCAGAATGGCCATCTGCATTAATTGGCTTACCAGAATTCGTTTCTAAAGGATACACGGGTGCAGGTGTAAAAGTGGGCATTATGGACTCAGGTTTCGCAAATCATGAGGACATTGTATATGCAGGCCGCTATAACGCTTATGGAGCAGTCTATGGATATACAACGCCACCAGAGTCTGACTACCTGGGTCACGGAACATCAGTTGCAGGAATTATTGGCGCGCGTAACAATGATAAAGGTTATGTGGGAATTGCTCCTGGAGCGTCTCTTTATTGTGTAAAAATTACCCCCGAAACTGGAAATGGTGTGGACGTAGCAGCTCAAATCGAAGCGATAGAGTGGTTGGTTAGCCAAGGAGTAAAAATTATTAATTGCAGCTTTGGTGGAATTGTAGATGTGGAAAGCCGTAGGATCGCTTTTCGAGATGCTGCATCGATTCATGATATTCTAATAATTTGTGGTGCGGGTAATGAAGGAAATGTAGGCAGGGCAATGAATGACAATATGATTTATCCAGCAAGATACGATTTTGTATTATCTGTAGGGTGTCTAAAGGCTAATAAAGAACCTGCCGTATATGCAAGTCGTGGTCCTGAATTGGATGTGTCTGCTCCTGGTCATAATGTAATGACAACCATTCCTTCAAGCGCCAATAGAAATGGGATTAATCATTATGATATTTCTAAGGAGTACGGATTATTTACTGGTACTTCTTGTGCAACTCCTCACGTAACAGGACTAGCTGCCTTGTATTGGCAAATGAATCCTTCTTATACGGCTAATCAAATTAAAAGTAAGGTGTTCCGCCAGTTTCTTATCAGTCGGTTCAATGTAATCCCTTGGAAGATAAAAATATATAAACAAACATGA
- a CDS encoding MerR family transcriptional regulator → MNEERTYSISEFAERTGVSTDTLRYYEKIGLLASPTRGGGQKRMYDEEDIGRIRFLNHLRRTDMPLKKIRTPRYHRHGALPPFVQ, encoded by the coding sequence ATGAACGAAGAACGGACGTATTCGATTTCCGAATTTGCAGAGCGGACAGGAGTTTCTACGGATACCCTACGATATTACGAGAAAATCGGATTGCTTGCTTCGCCGACGAGAGGCGGCGGACAAAAACGAATGTACGACGAGGAAGATATAGGCCGTATCCGTTTTTTGAACCATCTCAGAAGAACAGACATGCCACTCAAGAAAATCCGTACACCCCGGTACCATCGTCACGGAGCTCTCCCGCCATTTGTCCAATGA
- a CDS encoding DUF6492 family protein, with amino-acid sequence MSRSVKSTFNSSIKIDVLIPAIEKDLGTLPYVIDSIRKQVKHPVGRIMVVSPPSKRIQALCRHKNCTFINEKRVLPITKKDIHYQTKRTNRSGWLLQQLLKLAGGNLTKQRYYLVIDADTILIRPHVFLVNGKTVFYCRNWSRPEYFRTYKKLMGTKPTASRSFVAHYMLFDKSKLSRLKSKIEARHKTRWYWAIIKKTNKQSYAGFSEFETYGNFVKAHYPGHLVVRSSLNKSLSSKPASLTRKRIIRLAQNYRSISFHKRGWYIRKKRVRK; translated from the coding sequence TTGTCTCGTTCAGTGAAAAGCACCTTCAACAGCTCTATTAAAATTGATGTCCTGATCCCAGCTATTGAGAAAGACCTTGGCACTCTTCCGTATGTCATTGACAGTATCCGTAAGCAAGTGAAGCATCCGGTTGGTAGGATCATGGTTGTATCGCCACCAAGCAAACGAATCCAAGCCCTTTGCCGGCATAAAAACTGCACCTTCATCAATGAAAAACGCGTCCTACCGATTACCAAAAAAGACATTCACTACCAAACCAAACGCACCAATCGCTCAGGCTGGCTGCTCCAACAATTGTTGAAGCTGGCGGGAGGAAACTTGACCAAGCAAAGGTATTATCTTGTGATTGACGCCGACACCATTCTCATTCGACCTCATGTGTTTCTCGTCAATGGGAAAACCGTTTTTTACTGCCGTAACTGGAGTCGTCCCGAGTATTTTCGCACCTACAAGAAATTAATGGGGACCAAGCCAACCGCTTCGCGCTCTTTCGTTGCCCACTATATGCTGTTCGACAAATCGAAGCTCTCCCGGCTGAAGTCTAAAATTGAGGCTAGGCATAAGACTAGATGGTACTGGGCGATTATCAAGAAAACCAACAAGCAGAGTTATGCCGGCTTCTCCGAGTTCGAAACTTACGGTAACTTCGTGAAAGCTCACTACCCCGGTCATCTGGTTGTAAGAAGTTCTCTTAACAAAAGCTTATCTTCAAAACCAGCATCACTTACTCGTAAACGAATCATCAGACTCGCCCAGAATTACAGGTCCATCTCCTTTCATAAACGCGGCTGGTATATCCGGAAGAAGCGCGTGAGAAAATGA
- a CDS encoding phage portal protein — protein sequence MDFGTSYIASNPIRYSANEAGADVEEYVKKVQAVLMTNDEESLSYDIIEDASIDGEVFEYYYFDEDGQICITKFKADDCILCMTPQLRRKLITIIRYYTVTDATKNTKTMLVEVYDEEEITYLRQGGSALVLDTINKAVTGKVDVQEYFKNPKVLFKELALYDLILYDSEGNLITDVEKKKQYLANMWSTSQILVGGKAVPIAGICRTSTKKTRSID from the coding sequence ATCGACTTCGGTACTTCATACATTGCCAGTAACCCTATTCGGTATTCTGCCAATGAGGCAGGAGCAGACGTGGAAGAATACGTTAAAAAGGTGCAAGCTGTCCTGATGACTAACGATGAAGAGAGCTTGTCCTATGACATTATCGAGGACGCTTCAATCGATGGAGAGGTATTCGAATACTACTACTTCGACGAGGACGGTCAGATATGCATCACTAAGTTCAAAGCTGACGACTGTATTCTGTGTATGACACCACAGTTAAGGCGAAAGCTAATTACCATCATTCGCTACTACACAGTGACGGATGCCACCAAGAATACTAAGACCATGTTGGTTGAAGTATACGACGAGGAAGAGATTACTTACCTTCGACAAGGAGGTTCAGCGCTTGTATTGGACACGATTAATAAGGCTGTCACTGGTAAAGTAGATGTACAGGAATACTTCAAGAATCCGAAAGTGCTGTTTAAGGAACTCGCTCTGTACGATTTGATTCTTTACGATTCGGAAGGGAACTTGATCACCGATGTGGAGAAGAAAAAGCAGTATCTAGCCAATATGTGGTCAACATCACAAATTCTTGTTGGTGGAAAGGCGGTGCCGATCGCTGGGATTTGCAGGACCAGCACGAAGAAAACACGATCAATTGACTAA
- a CDS encoding PH domain-containing protein: protein MGLLDGLMGNASEVNIADVQKEYAQILANNESIEKAYKLIRDMFIFTNKRLILVDKQGITGRKTEYHSIPYKSIHHFSIETAGNFDLDAELKIWVSGSAVPIQKQFNKNLNIYHIQSVLAEYILD from the coding sequence GTGGGCTTGTTAGACGGTCTAATGGGTAATGCTTCGGAAGTTAACATTGCAGATGTTCAAAAGGAGTATGCTCAAATCTTAGCGAACAATGAGAGCATAGAAAAGGCGTACAAATTAATTCGTGATATGTTCATCTTCACCAACAAGCGGTTAATACTGGTTGATAAGCAAGGCATTACTGGTAGAAAGACAGAGTACCATTCCATTCCTTATAAAAGTATTCATCATTTTAGCATTGAAACAGCTGGAAATTTTGATTTGGATGCGGAATTAAAAATTTGGGTTTCTGGAAGTGCAGTACCGATCCAAAAACAATTTAACAAGAACTTGAATATTTATCACATACAGAGCGTATTGGCCGAGTACATTTTGGATTAG
- a CDS encoding NucA/NucB deoxyribonuclease domain-containing protein codes for MTQKKMLMLIVVLLIGAAYFFGLVPIEEKTVSNGNVDHTIVFPSDRYPQTAKHIKEAIASGKSAICTIDRDGADENRQDSLKGIPTKKGYDRDEWPMAMCAEGGTGAHIEYISPSDNRGAGSWISNQLEDYPNGTKVEIVVK; via the coding sequence ATGACACAGAAAAAAATGCTGATGTTGATTGTGGTGCTGCTGATCGGCGCCGCCTATTTCTTTGGACTTGTGCCAATAGAGGAAAAAACAGTCAGCAACGGGAACGTAGACCATACGATTGTTTTTCCTTCTGATCGATATCCTCAGACTGCAAAGCATATCAAAGAAGCGATTGCCTCTGGGAAGTCAGCTATATGCACAATTGACCGCGATGGAGCAGATGAAAATCGCCAAGATTCTCTCAAGGGCATTCCTACAAAAAAGGGATATGATCGAGATGAATGGCCTATGGCCATGTGCGCTGAGGGAGGCACGGGAGCACATATCGAATACATATCGCCTTCAGATAATCGAGGAGCTGGATCGTGGATATCCAATCAATTAGAGGATTATCCAAACGGAACAAAAGTTGAAATCGTGGTCAAATAA
- a CDS encoding M23 family metallopeptidase, giving the protein MVFNGIDWGTYLLRPRFVGDRPLYANMVLVQGRDEFYTEYAHVRPSTTLQKGMFIPSGQFLGTVDFSGVTTGLNLHVGRYTRGDVATWYNRPTCDWTIEGVRPIRRLGRIRP; this is encoded by the coding sequence TTGGTATTTAATGGTATTGATTGGGGCACATACCTTCTTCGCCCCCGGTTTGTTGGTGACCGCCCCCTGTATGCTAATATGGTCCTGGTCCAAGGAAGGGATGAGTTCTATACTGAGTACGCTCACGTTAGACCATCTACCACTTTACAGAAAGGGATGTTTATCCCAAGTGGACAATTCCTTGGCACTGTAGACTTTTCAGGCGTGACAACAGGACTTAATCTTCATGTTGGACGGTATACTCGTGGTGATGTTGCCACTTGGTATAATAGGCCAACTTGTGATTGGACTATAGAAGGGGTCCGTCCTATCCGTCGTTTGGGACGTATTCGTCCTTAG